A stretch of Candidatus Palauibacter australiensis DNA encodes these proteins:
- a CDS encoding beta/gamma crystallin-related protein → MSRRSGTNFKASCFVLILLAGCGGQDPMGPVPPPTAGITVFARADYRGPHRTFLDDVEDLKRLVDDPQPREEECADKIFGQEYWTDCVSSIRVADGWQAVVYQHDTYRGDSLVVTSDIPDLSAIQMPSSPEFPTWTWDETISSIRVRRETRP, encoded by the coding sequence ATGAGCCGAAGAAGTGGGACGAACTTCAAGGCCTCGTGTTTCGTGCTCATCCTGCTCGCGGGCTGCGGTGGCCAGGATCCGATGGGACCCGTCCCGCCCCCGACCGCCGGCATCACTGTGTTCGCGCGCGCGGACTACCGCGGTCCCCATCGAACCTTCCTCGACGATGTGGAGGACCTGAAGCGGCTGGTCGACGATCCTCAACCCCGTGAAGAGGAGTGCGCCGACAAGATCTTCGGTCAGGAATACTGGACGGACTGTGTCTCTTCCATCCGAGTCGCCGACGGGTGGCAAGCGGTCGTGTACCAGCACGATACTTATCGCGGGGACAGCCTCGTCGTCACGTCCGACATCCCGGACCTCAGCGCGATACAAATGCCATCATCACCCGAATTCCCAACGTGGACCTGGGATGAAACGATCTCATCGATACGCGTACGGCGGGAGACGCGCCCCTGA